From Paenibacillus graminis, a single genomic window includes:
- a CDS encoding ABC transporter permease yields MNNKKDQAAFHLMLAPSIVFLIIFSFIPMFGIVMAFQNYIPAKGMSGSAWVGLDNFKFMFQIPDSKQILINTIVIALWKIIVGTFVSIVFALLLNEIRVRFVKKFMQTVVYLPNFLSWAVLATVVMNIFSYEGPVNAFLGWLGIDPVLFMASNHWFRPMLVLTDVWKGFGYGSIIYLASLTAIDPGLYEASSIDGANRLKQLWYVTLPGLMPTILLVTTLNLPNVLNAGFDQIFNLYNPLVYATSDIIDTYVYRVGLVQRQYSLGTAIGLLRSVVGIVLILSANKLAQKLTDYRIF; encoded by the coding sequence ATGAACAATAAAAAAGATCAGGCTGCGTTCCACCTTATGCTCGCACCAAGTATAGTATTTTTGATTATCTTCTCGTTTATTCCAATGTTCGGTATCGTGATGGCTTTTCAAAATTACATTCCCGCTAAAGGGATGAGCGGATCAGCGTGGGTAGGACTTGATAATTTCAAATTTATGTTTCAAATTCCCGACAGTAAGCAAATATTAATCAATACTATAGTCATTGCCTTATGGAAAATTATTGTAGGTACTTTTGTTTCAATCGTGTTCGCCTTGCTGTTAAACGAAATCCGCGTACGATTTGTCAAAAAGTTCATGCAGACCGTTGTTTATCTGCCGAATTTTCTGTCCTGGGCCGTACTGGCTACTGTCGTTATGAATATTTTTTCTTACGAAGGTCCGGTTAACGCATTTTTGGGATGGCTTGGCATTGATCCGGTTTTGTTTATGGCCAGTAACCACTGGTTCAGGCCTATGCTGGTATTAACAGATGTCTGGAAAGGGTTTGGATATGGCTCTATCATCTATCTGGCCTCCCTGACAGCCATTGATCCGGGACTTTATGAAGCGTCATCCATTGACGGCGCCAACCGGTTAAAACAGCTGTGGTATGTGACGCTGCCCGGCCTGATGCCAACCATCCTGCTGGTTACCACTTTGAATCTGCCCAACGTGCTCAATGCCGGGTTTGACCAGATTTTCAATCTTTATAATCCGTTGGTTTACGCAACGTCCGATATTATTGACACCTATGTATACCGGGTGGGTCTGGTACAGAGACAATACAGCCTGGGAACAGCGATAGGGCTCCTGCGGTCGGTTGTCGGAATTGTTCTCATCCTATCCGCCAATAAACTGGCACAGAAGCTTACTGATTACAGAATCTTCTGA